The Streptomyces sp. NBC_00335 DNA window ATCTGGTGAAGCACCTGGGCGGGGGAGACCGTTTCTGGGCCGCCATCGTCGACGCGGGGGCTGCCGACGGTCCCCCGGCCGAGGCCGTCGCCGCGCGCGCCGCGCTGGAAGTGCCGCAGGAGCGTGAGGCCCTGTTGGCCTGGCTGGACGCGTCGACGCAGCTTCTGCTGGGCGCCCTGCGCGCGGCGGGACCGGAGAGCGGTTGCTGGACGTGGTGGCCCGCGTCGCAGTCACCGCAGACCGCCGGCGGCACCGCCCGGCACCGGGTCCAGGAGACCGCGGTGCACACCTACGACGCCCAGGTCGCCGGGGGTGCCCCGCAGCCGCTGCCGGTCGAGCTGGCACTCGACGGTGTGGAGGAGTTCCTGTTCACCGTCTGCGCAACACCGAGTGCCTGGCCGCACAAGCCCACGGCCTTCGACTTCCACGCCACCGAGGGCCGCTCCTGGCGCCTCGCCGTCGACGGGGACGGCGCACGCATCACCCGCATCCCCGCGCCCACCGCCGCGACCGGCGAAGACGCGGACGCAGCCGGCGCCTCCGTCCACGGCACGGCCAGTGAGCTGGTCCTCTACCTGTACGACCGGATCAAGGCCGACTCCTTGCACGTTGACGGAGACGCAGGTCTGCTCGACCTGCTCCGCGCCTGGGAGCCGGAGGAGAAGTAGGACGGAGCGGGGGCGGTTGGCCGCGCCTTGAGCCGGTAGGACCCGGTAGGACACGGCTCCTCGCCAGGTTCGTCCGTCGCGGCACCGGGCTCAAACCCGCGAGGCGGCCGCTCGGGGCGTCACCAAGCCGACCGTCTACCTGGATGGCAGTTCGGCTTGGCCGCCTCCGCCGGTTCGGGCCGCGCCGGCTGCACACCGGGAGCCGGCGGACCCTCGGAGGCGGCGCGGCCGACGACGGCGCCCCGCAGCTCGTCGACACGACGGCGAGCGGCGAGCGGTGAGCTCACGCCGTTCCAGCAGTCCCACGACCGACGGCATCCCCTCGACCTCCACCAAAGCAACGACACGACACGACCCGTCACGTCACCACTGCCACGAGACCGCCGACCCTATGCCTGAACAGCGAGAGAACGCAGTCCTCAAGCCCGGAAAGACCACAACCTCTCAGTGCGGCCCTGGCCTGGCTGGACCCTCTGTGGGCGGGAGGCCGTCCTCGCCCACTGACGCCCTTACGGCGACGAATTCCTACCCAAGAGGCTGGATCGGAAGAGCCGTTGGAGCCTGTGACCAGCGTTTCGTTGATCGCTCCCATGACATACGCTGCCGAAGGGCGACGCGATCCGCGCGATGAGCCGAGAGAGCGATGGCACAGGAGTCGATGACACACCGACGAGATGCTGGTCCGGCGGGGGCCGCTGCGGGCGGGATGGCGAGGCCCTGGGCCGGCAACACCTGGGACTCGGCGCTGTCGTCCGAGGAGTTCGCCGCCATCAAGGGTGTCGGGTTCGAGCCGGTCGGGCAGGTGCTCGGCACGGCCGTCTTCAACATCGGGTACACCGGCGTCTGGGGCTGCCCGGGCGCGTGGTCGGTCGCAGGCGGCGCGAAAGTGCCGTCCTCGATGTGGGCGTCGTCCCTGTCGCAGTTGGTGAGGACCATGTACTCGGCGCGCCGGCTGGCGCTGGCCCGCGCGGTGGCCGAGTGCCGCGCGCTCGGCGGCGACGGGATCGTCGGGGTGGACCTGCGGGTCGGCGAATTCCCGGCGGGGGGTCTGGAGTTCACCGTGCTGGGCACCGCCGTCCGCGCCCGCTCGCGCATCCGGCCGCGCCTGCCGTTCACCTCGCACCTGTCGGGCCAGGCCTTCGCAGCGCTCGTACACGCCGGATGGGTTCCCACCGGACTCGCCTTCGGCATCGCCCTCGAGACCCGGCACGACGACTGGCGCACCTCCCGCCTGGCCTCCTGGGCCGCCGGGAACCAGGAGGTCGACGGCTATACCCAGCTGATCAACCACGTCCGCCAAGATGCCCGGAAACAGCTGGCCCTCGATGCGGCGAAGCACGGTGGCGACGGGCTGGTGGTGGACGAGATGGAGTTGAGGGTGCGTGAGAGCGAGTGCCCTGTGTACGGGAACTCGCGCGACCTCATCGCGGAGGCGGTCTTCGTCGGCACATCCATCGCCCGGTTCGGCCGCTCCGAGCGGCCCGCCGGGCCCAAGCCACTGACCATCATGAGACTGGAGCGAGAGCGCTGACATGACCGAGCGAACGGGGCAAGAACGGGCCGGGCAGGCCGCGCAGCCGGCTGCGGAGGGCGTGTCCGAGGACGCGATGCGGCGGCTTGCGCAGCTTCAGCCGGGGGAGAAGGGGGCGTTCTTCACCTCGGACCTGACGGTGAACGAGTTCCTGCTGGTGCGCGAGGTCGGCTTCCGCCCGCTCGGCCTCGTCTTCGGCTCCTCGGTCTACCACGTCGGGATCCAGGTCGGCCGGTGGTCGAAGAACCAGGAGCTGACCAAGCTGTCCGAGGCCATGTACCACGCGCGCGAGCTGGCGATGAGCCGGATGGAGGCCGAGGCGAGTGCTCTGGGGGCGGACGGGATCGTGGGGGTGCGGCTGGACATCGAGTTCAAGGAGTTCGGCTCGGACATCGCGGAGTTCCTCGCGATCGGCACGGCGGTGAAGGCGGACGGTGCGGACCCCGGACCGGGCGGGACCTGGCTCAACAACAAGGGCAAGCCGTTCACGTCGAACCTGTCAGGCCAGGACTTCTGGACACTGGTCCGGGCCGGGTACGCGCCGCTGGACATGGTCATGGGGTCGTGCGTCTACCACGTGGCGCACCAGCGCTTCGCCCAGGTGCTGAGCACCTCGGGCCGCAACGTGGAGATCGAGCCGTTCACCCAGGCACTCTACGATGCACGCGAGCTGGCGATGAGCCGCATGCAGGCGGAGGGGAAGGCCCTGGAGGCCGAGGGGATCGTGGCAGTTCAGCTGAAGCAGCACTCGCATACCTGGGGATCGCACACCACGGAGTTCTTCGCGATCGGGACAGCGGTGCGCCCGCTTCGCGACGACCACATCATCGACCGACCCACCATGGTGCTGAGCCTCGATGCCTGAGATGGAAGTGGAACTGCTGGCCGCGGTACTGCGCCGGGACAGCGCGGACCTGAACCTCTACGTCAAAGTGCTGTCGGCGAACCTGGCGGACTCGCTGCCGCCCGGCACTGTGCGGGTCAAGCGCAGGCGTTCCGTCGCGGAACGGGTGGCCGGGCGCGAGGGTTCGGTCGTCGAACTGGACGTGGCGCTCGGGGAGCAGCGGCTCGCGCTGCGGATGGACCGGGGCCGGGTGGCCGGGGAGATCTGCCACGAGGTACGGGGCATCGTGCTCTCGCGGCGCGCAGTGGGCCTGGACGAGTGGATCGATGCCCTGGCCCGGTCACTGGCGGACGCTGCGGCCTCGAATGCCCGTGCCCGCGAAGCCGTCGAGCGGTTCCTGACCTGACCGGATATCGGCAGGACGACCCGGCGACGGGCCACCGCATCGGAGTCGAGCACGCAACGGCCATGTCCGACCGCCTCCTGGCCGAGGGCGCCCCGGGCCTGCACTACATCACCCTCAACAAATCCACCGCGACCCTGGAGATCCACCAGAACCTCAGCAGCACGCAGAACCTCAGCAGCACGCAGACTCTCAGCAGCATGCAGAACCTCGGCATCACGCGGCTGTAACCCCCACCCGTCCCCCTTCGATAGGGGACGAGTGACCACCACCAATCCGAGCACGACCGAAACCCTGACCCGGTTCTACGCCGCCGAAACGGCCTACATCGCCGCGGGCGGCCCGGGCCGGGCCGGCTTCGAGGAGATCGTCGCCTGCCTCCACCCGCAGGTGGTGCTGCGCCCTGCCCCCGGGTTGCCGTACGCGGGTGACTGGCGCGGCCCCGACGGCATCGAACGGTTCATGGCGGTCATGGGGGAGGCCTGGCAGTCGGTCGAGTTCCTGGACCAGCACCGGATCATCGACGGCCCCGATGTCGTCGTCACCAGCCGTGTCCGGTTCGTGGCCCGCGCGTCCGGCAGCGTCCTGGAGACCAGGATCGTCCAGCTGATGTCCGTACGGGACGGAAGGATCACCGAGATCCGCCCCTTCCACTGGGACCCGGCGGCGGTGACCACCGCACTGCGGGCC harbors:
- a CDS encoding maleylpyruvate isomerase family mycothiol-dependent enzyme, producing MEKNLEFPDLLRLIDERSTAFRAVVAAAPGLDAQVPTCPGWTLFDLVKHLGGGDRFWAAIVDAGAADGPPAEAVAARAALEVPQEREALLAWLDASTQLLLGALRAAGPESGCWTWWPASQSPQTAGGTARHRVQETAVHTYDAQVAGGAPQPLPVELALDGVEEFLFTVCATPSAWPHKPTAFDFHATEGRSWRLAVDGDGARITRIPAPTAATGEDADAAGASVHGTASELVLYLYDRIKADSLHVDGDAGLLDLLRAWEPEEK
- a CDS encoding heavy metal-binding domain-containing protein; its protein translation is MTHRRDAGPAGAAAGGMARPWAGNTWDSALSSEEFAAIKGVGFEPVGQVLGTAVFNIGYTGVWGCPGAWSVAGGAKVPSSMWASSLSQLVRTMYSARRLALARAVAECRALGGDGIVGVDLRVGEFPAGGLEFTVLGTAVRARSRIRPRLPFTSHLSGQAFAALVHAGWVPTGLAFGIALETRHDDWRTSRLASWAAGNQEVDGYTQLINHVRQDARKQLALDAAKHGGDGLVVDEMELRVRESECPVYGNSRDLIAEAVFVGTSIARFGRSERPAGPKPLTIMRLERER
- a CDS encoding heavy metal-binding domain-containing protein, translating into MTERTGQERAGQAAQPAAEGVSEDAMRRLAQLQPGEKGAFFTSDLTVNEFLLVREVGFRPLGLVFGSSVYHVGIQVGRWSKNQELTKLSEAMYHARELAMSRMEAEASALGADGIVGVRLDIEFKEFGSDIAEFLAIGTAVKADGADPGPGGTWLNNKGKPFTSNLSGQDFWTLVRAGYAPLDMVMGSCVYHVAHQRFAQVLSTSGRNVEIEPFTQALYDARELAMSRMQAEGKALEAEGIVAVQLKQHSHTWGSHTTEFFAIGTAVRPLRDDHIIDRPTMVLSLDA
- a CDS encoding nuclear transport factor 2 family protein, which encodes MTTTNPSTTETLTRFYAAETAYIAAGGPGRAGFEEIVACLHPQVVLRPAPGLPYAGDWRGPDGIERFMAVMGEAWQSVEFLDQHRIIDGPDVVVTSRVRFVARASGSVLETRIVQLMSVRDGRITEIRPFHWDPAAVTTALRAS